A single region of the Brassica rapa cultivar Chiifu-401-42 chromosome A03, CAAS_Brap_v3.01, whole genome shotgun sequence genome encodes:
- the LOC103848204 gene encoding uncharacterized mitochondrial protein AtMg00810: MKQPPGFEDPEKPDYVWRLKKAIYGLKQAPRAWFDKFSSFLLDFGFQCSFPDPSLFIFHHGSDVIYLLLYVDDMIITGNNDVLLNKLINQLNTVFLMKDLGSVHYILGVQVHHHADGLFLNQEKYATDLLITAGMQDYAPMISPLPLKLDKVPGQDQLFSDSSYFRSLAGKLQYLTLTRPDLQFSVNFICQKMHMPSQSDFAPLKRILRYVKGTLAMGIGIKANTDSTLICYSDSDWAGCKETRRSTGGLCTLLASNVISWSAKRDDTVSKSSTEAEYRTMSAAASEIVWLQNLLCVMGLQKQRTPPLLCDNLSAVCLTANPMFHKHTKHFDVDFHYVRERVALKALEVKHIPASLQLADVFTKPLGHDTFLKLCTKLGVSYHPPPSLRECISHTQPITLTHDKPTEVKDEAHKPDTTKLRLSCSSGEAVDAQRTR; encoded by the coding sequence ATGAAACAACCTCCTGGATTTGAGGACCCTGAGAAACCTGACTATGTTTGGCGTCTGAAGAAGGCCATCTACGGTCTGAAACAGGCTCCACGTGCTTGGTTTGATAAGTTCAGCTCCTTTCTTCTGGACTTTGGTTTTCAATGTAGTTTCCCTGATCCTTCTCTGTTCATTTTTCACCATGGTTCTGATGTCATCTATTTGTTGCTCTATGTTGATGACATGATCATTACCGGAAACAATGATGTTCTTCTTAACAAGCTCATCAATCAGTTGAATACAGTGTTTCTTATGAAGGATTTGGGTTCAGTTCATTATATTCTTGGTGTTCAAGTGCATCATCATGCAGATGGCTTGTTTCTTAATCAAGAAAAGTATGCCACTGATCTTCTTATTACCGCCGGAATGCAAGATTATGCCCCTATGATCAGTCCGTTGCCCCTCAAGCTTGATAAGGTCCCTGGTCAAGATCAACTATTCTCTGATTCCTCATACTTCCGGAGTCTAGCTGGTAAGCTTCAATACCTTACTCTCACCAGACCAGACCTGCAGTTTTCTGTTAACTTCATCTGTCAGAAGATGCACATGCCTAGTCAATCCGATTTCGCTCCGCTCAAACGCATTCTCCGCTACGTTAAAGGCACTCTTGCAATGGGAATTGGGATAAAAGCAAACACTGACTCCACTCTAATCTGTTACAGTGACAGTGATTGGGCAGGGTGCAAGGAAACAAGACGGTCTACTGGTGGTTTGTGTACTCTTCTCGCCTCTAATGTCATCTCGTGGTCTGCCAAAAGGGATGATACAGTCTCCAAGTCTTCGACTGAGGCTGAATACCGCACTATGTCTGCTGCGGCTTCTGAGATTGTATGGCTTCAGAATCTTCTTTGTGTCATGGGGCTCCAAAAACAGAGAACTCCTCCTCTGTTGTGTGACAACCTCTCCGCTGTGTGCCTTACAGCAAATCCGATGTTCCACAAACACACCAAACACTTTGATGTTGACTTTCACTATGTCAGGGAGCGGGTTGCATTGAAGGCTCTTGAGGTCAAACACATCCCAGCTTCTCTACAACTGGCTGATGTTTTTACTAAACCTCTCGGACATGACACCTTCCTCAAGCTATGCACCAAACTTGGTGTCTCTTATCATCCGCCCCCAAGTTTGAGGGAGTGTATTAGCCATACTCAGCCCATTACCTTAACTCATGACAAGCCCACTGAAGTTAAGGATGAAGCCCATAAGCCAGACACGACAAAACTCAGGCTGTCTTGCTCCTCTGGTGAAGCCGTAGACGCTCAACGTACAAGATGA
- the LOC103848243 gene encoding uncharacterized protein LOC103848243 translates to MTTGGTNPDTSGEEPALTPPPILSSEFMSSVIARLAHQEEVQKTTNDQLAAIVAALSASTGNSQPLRRHLFNTNPPTPAEGRSTNPVDPTLQLAETLAADVFPTTSDPSTVRELAELKLNFQQMSSRIHQATSAVPEIDSVIASTSRTPFTEELTEVKLRKMDKLRLPEYKPGGDPVEHLTAFNIAVARARLAPDERDAGYCQLFIETLNEQALTWFSGLEENSIRSFKELSSAFLKTYIMFTKREATASTLWNLKQTKDQNLRDYMERFKSVVSRINIPDHIAVDALRNNLLVECKFREDLYRCTATTLQDAVARSHNFIRMEEDTKAILSKHNPAKQSAPKSAVTAHVEPRQHAPSDKNNRKNGLLYVVDENGKKWNTFHRETDPPSESPRATAPATVAQVDSAAGSSRTPPGLTKSCKLHGVKGHDTSECKTLFAQFLSSLESGEIKIPPPKPRSENSWSRNKDRKNQRKNPARPRQDDQKPRNAEQIPHPNDDDDASADEDPPAARQRIEVIRAQPESSSDEESDLEETLDPLDLRVLLKRKTTATNDRTPGSSDLRAELNAKRSKRSLSPGSSLATTDGNHIVDLRDQLNARVGDLRTKLDHKKAGDPPKESEDLRALLTRKQSNTRPRINVIMGGSPPCGDSVRAVKDHRRMVDTSQRWPQKSPADPPISFSTEDLLGVNFPHNDPLLVVLAIDKYDVTKVLIDTGSSVDIIFRETLEKMGIDLKDVKPSSRTLTGFNGSSEVIMGTIRLSVQAEGVARMVKFSVVSTKAPYHVILGTPWLYSMRAIASTYHQCVKFPGMDGTVKTVRGDQRAARDLLIATVKLQRSQSLVNSISPPVSKICPQKEEVLEVPVDESDPSKVLRVGAYLSDEMQRTITDFLKQNLSTFAWSMTDMKGIDPSITTHELNVDPNIKPIRQKRRKLGPERSKAVVEEVERLLSAGSIAEVRYPEWLANPVVVKKKNGKWRMCVDFTDLNKACPKDSYPLPNIDRLVESTAGNEMLTFMDAFSGYNQIMMHPDDREKTSFITDRGTYCYKVMPFGLKNAGATYQRLVNRMFAKQLGTTMEVYIDDMLVKSIRADDHLVHLRECFDILNAYKMKLNPAKCTFGVSSGEFLGYIVTQRGIEANPKQISAVLDLPSPRNCREVQRLTGRIAALNRFISRSTDKCLPFYDLLRGNKKFVWDDKCEEAFGQLKRYLTTPPILAKPDIGDVLSLYIAVSSAAVSSVLIKEDRGEQRPVFYMSRRMTGPETRYPTLEKMALAVVESARKLRPYFQSHSVEVLTDQPLRTVLQNTNRAGRLTKWAIELGELDITYKCRTAAKAQVLADFLVELSPELAQDLETSDSTWILHVDGSSTNKGSGAGVQLQSPSGELIRQSFSFGFPASNNEAEYESLIAGLRLAKAVKAKRLSAYCDSQLVASQFSGDYDARNDRMDAYLRVVQALAKEFEFFELTKVPRGENVCADALAALGSKLRDQVKRTIPIHRIEKPSIDISTESANFVTTEPETTPLSETNDDSEMIDQDQLLPDWRTEFIQYLTTGTLPTDKWAARRLKRRSAHYVVMEEELYRVTANKVLLKCIFAEQTQLVMAETHEGAGGNHSGGRSLALKIRNLGFFWPTMNTDCEAYARRCDKCQRHAPSIHSPTELLRTSAAPYPFMRWGMDIIGPMPNSRQRRFVLVLTDYFTKWIEAEAFAQVTEKEVRGFVWKNIICRHGLPYEIVTDNGSQFMAGNFKDFCNKWNIRLSPSTPRYPQGNGQAESSNKIIIDGIKKRLDLKKGHWADELDGVLWSHRTTPRGATKSTPFSLAYGMEAMAPAEVNVTSLRRSKMPQHVELNQEMLLDALDGLEKKRDQALLRIQNYQNQIESYYNKKVRSRPLELGDLVMRKVFENTKEPNAGKLGANWEGPYKITRVVKPGVYRLETSRGEAVPRAWNSMHLRRFYS, encoded by the coding sequence ATGACCACCGGAGGTACGAACCCTGATACCTCCGGAGAGGAGCCGGCACTCACGCCTCCTCCCATCCTCTCGTCGGAGTTCATGAGTTCAGTCATAGCCCGACTTGCTCATCAAGAAGAAGTTCAGAAGACGACGAACGATCAACTCGCCGCTATCGTAGCTGCTCTTAGCGCCTCCACCGGTAACTCTCAACCGCTTCGTCGTCACCTTTTCAATACAAACCCCCCTACTCCGGCGGAAGGACGATCGACGAACCCAGTCGATCCTACTCTCCAACTCGCGGAAACCCTAGCCGCCGATGTTTTTCCTACAACGTCAGATCCATCTACCGTCCGAGAACTCGCCGAGCTTAAACTAAATTTCCAACAAATGAGTTCAAGGATCCACCAAGCAACGAGCGCAGTACCCGAGATTGACAGTGTCATCGCATCAACATCGCGTACTCCTTTCACCGAGGAACTGACGGAGGTTAAACTCCGAAAGATGGACAAGTTGCGTCTTCCAGAGTACAAACCAGGAGGAGATCCCGTCGAGCATTTGACAGCCTTCAATATTGCGGTAGCAAGGGCCAGACTTGCCCCCGACGAAAGAGATGCGGGATACTGCCAACTCTTCATCGAAACACTCAACGAGCAAGCCTTAACCTGGTTCTCAGGACTCGAAGAGAATTCAATTAGAAGCTTCAAAGAGCTCTCCTCGGCCTTCCTCAAGACTTACATCATGTTCACCAAGCGCGAAGCAACGGCTTCGACCCTCTGGAACCTCAAGCAAACGAAGGACCAGAATCTTCGTGATTACATGGAGCGCTTTAAATCCGTCGTGTCAAGGATCAACATCCCAGACCACATTGCCGTTGATGCCTTGAGGAATAATCTCCTTGTGGAATGTAAGTTCCGAGAAGATCTTTATCGATGCACCGCCACGACGCTGCAAGATGCCGTTGCTCGTTCCCACAACTTCATTCGCATGGAAGAAGACACTAAAGCCATCTTGAGCAAGCACAACCCGGCGAAGCAATCAGCTCCTAAGAGCGCCGTCACGGCTCACGTCGAACCCCGTCAGCATGCCCCAAGCGATAAAAATAACCGAAAGAACGGTCTCCTTTACGTTGTTGACGAAAACGGGAAGAAGTGGAACACCTTTCATCGGGAAACGGATCCTCCAAGCGAATCCCCCCGAGCAACCGCCCCAGCCACGGTCGCCCAGGTCGATTCGGCAGCAGGATCTTCCCGAACCCCACCAGGGCTTACTAAATCGTGCAAACTCCACGGTGTAAAAGGCCACGACACATCAGAATGCAAAACACTTTTCGCGCAATTCCTCTCCTCACTTGAAAGCGGTGAAATCAAGATTCCTCCTCCGAAGCCAAGAAGCGAGAACAGTTGGAGCAGAAACAAGGATAGGAAAAATCAGCGAAAAAATCCGGCGAGACCGCGCCAAGACGACCAAAAGCCAAGGAATGCCGAGcaaatcccacacccaaacgaCGATGATGACGCCTCGGCCGACGAAGATCCGCCGGCAGCTAGACAAAGGATTGAAGTTATTCGCGCCCAACCGGAGTCTTCATCAGACGAAGAGAGCGATCTCGAGGAAACCCTCGACCCATTAGACTTGCGCGTACTTCTCAAACGAAAGACCACGGCGACGAACGACAGGACTCCCGGATCTTCCGATCTCCGAGCCGAGCTCAACGCCAAAAGAAGTAAGCGTTCGCTGAGCCCAGGATCTTCGCTGGCAACTACCGACGGTAACCATATCGTCGACCTACGAGATCAACTTAACGCGCGAGTCGGTGATCTGCGTACAAAGCTAGATCACAAAAAAGCCGGGGATCCGCCGAAAGAAAGCGAAGACCTCCGAGCTCTTCTCACCAGGAAGCAATCGAATACCAGGCCGCGGATCAACGTGATTATGGGAGGATCTCCACCGTGCGGGGATTCTGTACGAGCGGTCAAAGATCACCGACGAATGGTGGATACCTCGCAGCGCTGGCCACAGAAGTCCCCAGCTGATCCTCCAATCTCTTTCTCGACCGAAGACCTTCTCGGAGTAAACTTTCCTCACAACGACCCTCTTCTCGTCGTTTTAGCTATTGACAAATATGACGTCACCAAAGTGCtgatcgataccggaagctcggtcGATATCATCTTTCGCGAAACTCTCGAAAAAATGGGAATCGACTTAAAAGACGTGAAGCCATCTTCCAGAACTCTCACCGGCTTCAACGGCTCCTCTGAAGTGATCATGGGAACTATTCGTCTCTCGGTACAAGCTGAGGGAGTAGCTCGGATGGTCAAGTTTTCGGTAGTCAGCACCAAGGCTCCCTACCACGTGATACTAGGTACCCCATGGCTATACTCCATGCGAGCAATCGCATCAACGTATCATCAGTGCGTTAAATTCCCGGGAATGGACGGTACGGTTAAGACAGTAAGAGGAGATCAACGGGCTGCACGAGATCTCCTAATCGCCACGGTCAAATTGCAGCGATCTCAATCACTAGTCAACTCGATCTCCCCTCCTGTAAGCAAGATCTGCCCACAAAAAGAAGAGGTGCTCGAAGTCCCAGTCGACGAATCGGATCCGAGTAAAGTGCTACGAGTTGGCGCTTATTTGTCGGACGAGATGCAGCGCACTATCACGGATTTCTTGAAGCAAAACTTATCTACCTTTGCTTGGTCGATGACCGACATGAAGGGAATCGACCCGTCCATCACAACTCACGAGCTAAACGTAGACCCAAACATCAAGCCCATTCGACAGAAGAGACGAAAGCTGGGTCCCGAAAGATCCAAAGCAGTTGTTGAGGAAGTCGAGCGATTATTAAGCGCGGGCTCGATAGCAGAAGTTCGTTACCCGGAGTGGCTTGCTAACCCAGTCGTGGTCAAGAAGAAGAACGGCAAGTGGCGCATGTGCGTCGATTTTACTGACCTCAACAAAGCTTGCCCGAAAGACAGCTATCcgcttccgaacatcgacaggCTTGTCGAATCAACTGCCGGCAATGAAATGCTCACGTTTATGGACGCTTTCTCGGGATACAACCAGATCATGATGCATCCTGATGACCGAGAGAAGACGTCGTTCATAACCGATCGAGGAACGTACTGCTACAAAGTAATGCCcttcgggttgaagaacgccgGTGCGACATACCAACGGCTTGTCAATCGCATGTTCGCCAAACAGCTCGGTACAACGATGGAAGTCTACATTGATGACATGCTTGTCAAATCAATCCGAGCAGACGACCACCTGGTGCATTTACGGGAGTGTTTCGACATCCTAAACGCGTACAAGATGAAGCTAAACCCGGCCAAATGCACCTTCGGCGTATCGTCCGGAGAATTCCTAGGCTACATAGTGACGCAGCGAGGGATCGAAGCGAACCCCAAGCAAATATCAGCTGTGCTCGATCTACCCAGTCCAAGAAACTGCCGAGAAGTCCAGCGACTGACAGGCCGAATTGCAGCACTAAATCGTTTCATTTCCCGGTCAACCGATAAATGTCTCCCTTTTTATGATCTCctccgaggaaacaaaaaatTCGTCTGGGACGATAAATGTGAGGAGGCTTTTGGTCAGCTCAAACGTTACCTGACGACCCCCCCTATCCTGGCGAAACCAGATATAGGCGACGTTTTGTCCCTCTACATTGCGGTCTCGTCCGCCGCGGTCAGCAGCGTGCTAATCAAGGAGGACCGAGGAGAACAACGACCTGTTTTCTACATGAGCAGGAGGATGACTGGACCAGAAACCCGGTACCCGACACTTGAAAAGATGGCCCTGGCCGTCGTCGAATCAGCGAGGAAACTCCGCCCATATTTCCAATCACATTCAGTAGAAGTTCTCACCGACCAGCCGCTCAGAACCGTCCTGCAAAACACGAACAGAGCCGGCCGTCTTACCAAATGGGCAATCGAACTCGGAGAGCTCGACATCACCTATAAGTGCAGAACCGCTGCTAAGGCTCAGGTCCTCGCCGATTTTCTCGTAGAGTTATCTCCGGAACTCGCTCAAGATCTGGAAACCTCGGATTCAACATGGATCCTGCATGTCGACGGTTCCTCGACAAACAAAGGCTCTGGAGCAGGAGTTCAGCTTCAATCCCCATCGGGAGAGCTCATACGACAGTCGTTCAGCTTCGGTTTCCCAGCATCAAACAACGAAGCAGAGTACGAGTCACTCATCGCAGGCCTTCGCCTCGCCAAAGCAGTCAAGGCTAAGCGACTCAGTGCATACTGCGACTCACAGCTCGTCGCCAGTCAGTTCAGCGGCGATTACGATGCGCGCAACGACAGAATGGATGCTTATCTCCGAGTCGTACAAGCATTGGCTAAAGAGTTCGAATTCTTCGAGCTCACCAAGGTTCCTCGTGGAGAAAACGTCTGTGCGGATGCGCTAGCAGCACTCGGAAGCAAGCTACGCGATCAAGTCAAGAGAACTATTCCAATCCACCGAATCGAGAAACCAAGCATCGACATCTCGACGGAGTCAGCTAACTTCGTCACCACAGAACCCGAAACAACGCCCTTATCAGAGACCAACGACGACTCCGAGATGATAGATCAAGATCAGCTACTACCCGACTGGAGGACTGAATTCATCCAATACCTCACCACGGGCACACTTCCAACGGATAAATGGGCCGCAAGACGATTAAAGAGGCGCAGCGCGCACTATGTTGTCATGGAAGAAGAACTCTACCGAGTAACGGCTAACAAGGTCCTCCTGAAATGCATTTTTGCCGAGCAAACGCAGCTAGTAATGGCGGAGACTCACGAAGGAGCAGGTGGAAACCATTCTGGAGGTCGGTCACTTGCCCTGAAGATTCGGAACTTGGGATTTTTCTGGCCAACTATGAATACCGACTGCGAAGCATATGCCCGGCGATGCGACAAATGCCAACGACACGCTCCGAGTATCCATAGTCCAACCGAGCTACTGCGAACTTCCGCAGCACCTTACCCATTCATGCGATGGGGGATGGATATCATCGGACCAATGCCGAATTCTCGCCAACGTCGCTTCGTGCTGGTATTAACCGACTATTTCACCAAATGGATTGAAGCAGAAGCCTTCGCTCAGGTTACAGAGAAGGAGGTTCGCGGCTTTGTTTGGAAGAACATTATCTGTCGCCACGGCCTACCATACGAGATCGTGACGGACAACGGATCACAGTTTATGGCCGGAAACTTTAAAGATTTCTGCAACAAGTGGAACATCCGACTAAGCCCTTCAACGCCGAGATATCCTCAAGGAAACGGACAAGCAGAATCCTCGAATAAGATCATCATCGACGGAATCAAGAAGCGCCTCGATCTCAAAAAGGGACATTGGGCCGATGAACTCGACGGTGTGCTCTGGTCGCACCGGACAACCCCCCGAGGAGCGACAAAATCTACTCCTTTTTCACTCGCTTACGGGATGGAGgcgatggctccggccgaggtCAATGTAACGAGTCTCCGCCGGTCTAAGATGCCTCAGCACGTTGAGCTTAACCAAGAGATGCTGCTAGATGCCCTCGATGGGCTAGAAAAGAAGCGCGACCAAGCCTTACTTCGGATCCAGAATTACCAAAACCAAATCGAGAGCTATTACAACAAGAAGGTCCGCTCGCGTCCTCTCGAGCTCGGTGATCTG